A window of the Linepithema humile isolate Giens D197 chromosome 4, Lhum_UNIL_v1.0, whole genome shotgun sequence genome harbors these coding sequences:
- the LOC105670915 gene encoding probable salivary secreted peptide translates to MSAQKYIIGLTFLVAALLAINFVPASGAVNSYAAANNKSHHLIVGYRMPGDRLVLRQNIVKNSSWMQIVTVEKTFNTSAWERITQLQALDQKTNGNGAYASILRGGPAHSNVTIKFKSQRGHGINFIVELYAR, encoded by the coding sequence ATGTCGGCACAGAAATACATAATCGGTCTGACCTTTTTGGTCGCCGCTCTGTTGGCCATCAACTTTGTACCCGCAAGTGGTGCTGTTAATTCCTATGCCGCCGCCAACAACAAATCGCACCATCTGATTGTTGGCTACAGGATGCCCGGTGACAGACTCGTGTTAAGACAGAATATCGTCAAGAATTCTTCCTGGATGCAAATTGTAACTGTCGAGAAGACCTTCAATACCTCTGCTTGGGAACGTATAACTCAACTTCAAGCGTTAGACCAGAAAACAAATGGCAATGGTGCTTACGCCAGTATCCTACGAGGTGGACCGGCACATAGCAACGTCACCATAAAGTTCAAGAGCCAGAGGGGTCATGGTATCAACTTCATCGTTGAGCTTTACGCACGTTAA